A stretch of the Gemmatimonas aurantiaca genome encodes the following:
- a CDS encoding restriction endonuclease subunit S, which produces MSSKKKAADAKSDGKVALVPRLRFPEFRGAEGWTEERLGRFLTESRLAGSKGDVAKKITVKLWGNGVFEKHEATQGSVNTQYYRRKAGQFIYSKLDFLNQAFGIVPKHLDGFESTVDLPSFDISRGMNPVFLLEYVKRKAFYERVGEAADGSRKAKRIQVDTFLECMVALPSPAEQQKIAECLSSADELIAAQARKVDALKTHKKGLMQQLFPREGESQPRLRFPEFQNDGYWQEKLLGEIAENLDNRRVPITSSSRKAGEVPYYGASGVVDYVEGFLFDEDLLCVSEDGANLVARTNPIAFSISGKTWVNNHAHVLRFEHVCSQKFVEVYLNSIKLDDYLTGMAQPKLNKAMLDRIPISHPRVAEQQRIASCLSSLDALITAETKKLETLKRHKRGLMQQLFPSPMNADV; this is translated from the coding sequence ATGAGCAGTAAGAAGAAGGCCGCTGATGCGAAGAGCGACGGCAAGGTTGCGTTGGTGCCGAGGCTGCGGTTTCCGGAGTTTCGGGGGGCTGAGGGATGGACGGAGGAACGATTGGGTCGTTTCCTCACCGAAAGCCGCCTCGCTGGAAGCAAGGGGGACGTCGCCAAAAAGATCACAGTCAAACTCTGGGGAAACGGCGTCTTCGAGAAACACGAGGCCACTCAGGGAAGTGTGAATACGCAGTACTATCGTCGGAAAGCCGGACAATTCATCTACAGCAAGCTCGATTTTCTGAATCAAGCATTCGGCATCGTTCCAAAGCACTTGGACGGCTTCGAATCAACGGTGGACTTACCGTCCTTCGATATCTCCAGAGGCATGAATCCGGTGTTCCTGCTGGAGTATGTCAAACGAAAGGCGTTCTACGAGAGAGTCGGCGAAGCCGCGGACGGTAGCCGAAAGGCGAAGCGCATCCAAGTTGACACGTTTCTGGAGTGTATGGTCGCACTCCCATCCCCCGCCGAACAACAAAAAATAGCTGAGTGCCTGAGTTCGGCGGATGAGCTGATCGCGGCGCAAGCGCGGAAAGTGGACGCGCTCAAGACCCACAAGAAGGGGCTGATGCAGCAACTGTTCCCCCGCGAAGGGGAAAGCCAACCCCGACTTCGCTTCCCCGAATTCCAGAACGACGGGTATTGGCAGGAGAAGCTGCTTGGCGAGATTGCGGAGAATCTCGACAACAGGCGTGTTCCAATTACCTCGAGCTCCAGAAAGGCGGGTGAAGTTCCATACTATGGAGCGTCGGGTGTTGTTGATTACGTCGAAGGTTTCCTCTTTGATGAGGACTTGCTGTGCGTTTCTGAGGACGGGGCCAACTTAGTTGCGAGAACCAACCCAATTGCATTCTCAATCTCCGGAAAGACATGGGTGAACAATCACGCCCACGTTCTGAGATTTGAACACGTCTGCTCGCAGAAGTTCGTCGAGGTCTATCTCAACTCGATCAAGCTTGACGATTACCTCACGGGAATGGCTCAGCCGAAGCTGAACAAGGCAATGCTGGATCGCATCCCCATTTCGCACCCTCGCGTGGCCGAACAGCAGCGCATCGCCTCGTGTCTCAGCAGCCTCGACGCCCTGATCACCGCCGAGACCAAGAAGCTGGAGACCCTCAAGCGTCACAAGCGCGGCCTCATGCAGCAGCTTTTTCCATCCCCGATGAACGCTGACGTATGA
- a CDS encoding type I restriction-modification system subunit M, translating into MTEANQKQLGNTLWKIADDLRGAMDADDFRDYMLSFLFLRYLSDNYETAARKELGKDYPDTGGDARKVPLELWYANNRDDIPEFEKQMRRKVHYVIKPEHLWSSVANMARTQNAELLKTLQRGFEYIETESFESTFQGLFSEIDLGSPKLGKTYAERNAKLCTVIQKIAEGLNEFSADVDALGDAYEYLIGQFAAGSGKKAGEFYTPQQISDILSAIVTLDSHAPEAGPKKRLESVMDFACGSGSLLLNVRKRMSQAGGTIGRIFGQEKNITTYNLARMNMLLHGVKDTEFEIFHGDTLQNEWDMLREPNPARKPLFDAIVANPPFSYRWTPGESMGDDVRFKSHGLAPKSAADFAFLLHGLHYLKDEGVMAIILPHGVLFRGGAEERIRTKLLEDGHIDTVIGLPANLFYSTGIPVCILVLKKCKKPDDVLFINAAGDFEKGKRQNQLRPEHIASIINTYQHRTEAPRYSRRVEMDEIRKNDFNLNISRYISTAVAEEEIDLAATSQALLQIEKEIQRARNTHNGFLRELGLPLLPTGDDTPSQAS; encoded by the coding sequence ATGACCGAGGCCAATCAGAAGCAGTTGGGCAACACCCTCTGGAAGATCGCCGATGATCTGCGCGGGGCGATGGATGCGGACGATTTTCGCGACTACATGCTGTCGTTTCTGTTCCTGCGCTACCTCTCGGACAACTACGAGACGGCAGCGAGGAAGGAACTGGGCAAGGACTACCCCGACACCGGCGGCGATGCCCGCAAGGTGCCGCTGGAGTTGTGGTATGCGAACAACCGGGACGACATCCCGGAGTTCGAAAAGCAGATGCGGCGCAAGGTGCACTATGTCATCAAGCCGGAGCACCTCTGGAGCAGCGTCGCCAACATGGCCCGCACCCAGAACGCCGAGCTGCTGAAAACGCTGCAAAGGGGCTTCGAATACATCGAGACGGAATCGTTCGAAAGCACCTTTCAGGGGCTGTTCTCGGAGATCGACCTGGGTTCGCCCAAACTCGGCAAGACCTACGCCGAGCGGAACGCCAAGCTCTGCACCGTCATTCAGAAGATTGCCGAAGGGCTGAACGAGTTTTCCGCCGACGTCGATGCGCTGGGTGACGCGTACGAATATCTGATCGGTCAGTTTGCCGCTGGGTCGGGCAAGAAGGCCGGCGAGTTCTACACGCCGCAGCAGATCTCCGATATCCTTTCGGCCATTGTCACGCTGGACAGCCACGCGCCGGAGGCGGGCCCGAAGAAGCGTCTGGAAAGTGTGATGGACTTCGCATGCGGTTCCGGCTCACTCCTGCTCAATGTGCGGAAGCGCATGAGCCAGGCGGGCGGCACCATTGGCAGGATTTTTGGCCAGGAGAAGAACATCACGACCTACAACCTGGCGCGCATGAACATGCTGCTGCACGGGGTGAAGGACACCGAGTTCGAGATCTTCCACGGCGACACGCTGCAGAACGAGTGGGACATGCTGCGCGAGCCGAACCCGGCCCGGAAGCCGCTTTTTGATGCCATCGTGGCCAACCCGCCGTTCAGCTACCGCTGGACCCCGGGCGAGAGCATGGGCGACGACGTGCGCTTCAAGAGTCATGGTCTCGCGCCCAAGTCGGCCGCCGACTTCGCGTTTCTATTGCACGGCCTCCACTACCTGAAGGACGAAGGTGTGATGGCCATCATCCTGCCGCACGGTGTGCTGTTCCGGGGCGGAGCCGAGGAGCGCATTCGCACCAAGCTGCTCGAGGACGGCCACATCGACACCGTGATTGGCCTGCCGGCGAATCTGTTCTACTCCACCGGTATTCCGGTGTGCATTCTGGTGCTCAAGAAGTGCAAGAAGCCGGACGATGTGCTGTTCATCAACGCTGCCGGGGACTTCGAGAAGGGCAAGCGTCAGAACCAGCTCAGGCCCGAGCACATTGCGAGCATCATCAACACGTACCAGCACCGCACGGAAGCGCCACGCTATTCGCGGCGGGTAGAGATGGACGAAATCAGGAAGAATGATTTCAACCTGAACATCTCCCGCTACATCAGCACGGCGGTGGCCGAGGAGGAAATCGATCTGGCGGCGACAAGCCAGGCGCTCCTGCAGATCGAGAAGGAGATCCAGAGGGCGCGCAACACGCACAACGGATTCCTGCGGGAACTGGGGTTGCCGTTGCTGCCAACAGGCGATGATACCCCGTCACAGGCATCCTGA
- a CDS encoding DUF2200 domain-containing protein, whose protein sequence is MTHRIFTSKFSGVYPHYVTKAEKKNRTKDEVDQIIRWLTGYDQATLEAHLASGTDFQTFFGQAPAMNPNTALIKGVVCGVRVENVEDPLMQQIRWLDKLVDELAKGKAMEKILR, encoded by the coding sequence ATGACCCACCGCATCTTCACCAGCAAATTCTCCGGCGTCTATCCGCACTACGTCACCAAGGCGGAGAAGAAGAACCGGACCAAGGACGAAGTCGACCAGATCATCCGCTGGCTCACCGGCTATGATCAGGCGACGCTCGAGGCGCACCTCGCCTCCGGCACGGACTTTCAGACCTTCTTCGGCCAAGCGCCGGCCATGAACCCCAACACGGCCCTCATCAAGGGCGTGGTGTGCGGCGTGCGCGTGGAAAACGTGGAAGATCCGCTCATGCAGCAGATCCGCTGGCTCGACAAACTCGTCGACGAACTGGCCAAGGGGAAAGCCATGGAGAAGATCCTCCGATAG
- a CDS encoding dihydrofolate reductase family protein, with protein sequence MKAESRPIAASRPHVICHMMTSVDGRILVDGWPLSDEGRRQYELIHESYEPDAWACGRVTMEHFATGTRSAAEVASEYRGAAREDFVARGDHGSFAIAIDPLGKLVWQSGDLAGDHVVAVLTERVSDEYLAFLRERGVSYLLAGHDDLDLGLALEKIGARLGVRTLMLEGGGGINGSFLRAGLVDELSLLVAPVVDGRVGTPALFDVVGEGVAPRRLVLRDVEQRPGELLWVRYRVEASAGYRAAP encoded by the coding sequence ATGAAAGCAGAGAGTAGACCCATCGCCGCGAGCCGCCCCCACGTGATCTGCCACATGATGACGTCGGTCGACGGACGTATTCTCGTCGATGGCTGGCCGCTATCTGACGAGGGCAGACGGCAGTACGAATTGATCCATGAGAGTTATGAGCCAGACGCGTGGGCCTGCGGCCGTGTGACGATGGAGCATTTTGCCACGGGTACGCGATCCGCTGCGGAGGTGGCCAGTGAATATCGTGGCGCGGCACGCGAGGATTTTGTGGCGCGGGGCGATCACGGTTCCTTCGCCATCGCCATCGACCCGCTCGGCAAGCTGGTATGGCAATCGGGAGACCTCGCGGGCGATCATGTGGTTGCGGTGCTCACGGAGCGTGTGTCCGACGAGTATCTGGCCTTTTTACGCGAGCGCGGTGTGTCGTACCTGCTCGCCGGTCACGACGATCTCGACCTGGGGCTTGCCCTCGAGAAGATCGGTGCGCGACTCGGCGTCCGCACGCTCATGCTCGAGGGCGGTGGCGGGATCAACGGCAGCTTCTTGCGGGCAGGGCTCGTCGACGAACTGAGTCTGTTGGTGGCGCCCGTGGTGGATGGGCGGGTCGGCACACCGGCGCTTTTCGACGTCGTGGGCGAAGGGGTTGCGCCGCGACGGCTGGTGCTGCGGGATGTGGAGCAACGGCCCGGTGAGCTGCTATGGGTGCGGTACCGCGTGGAGGCGTCGGCGGGATATCGCGCGGCTCCCTGA
- a CDS encoding LysR family transcriptional regulator, translating into MADELDGMATFVEVAEAKGIRAAAERLGVSHSAVSQTLRRLEERLGVALVQRSTRSVRLTEAGERLYASLRPALEEVRAAVAAVGELGDAPRGTLRLHASTLAETMMGESLLAEFLAEYPHVRLDLVVSDAPVDIVAEGYDAGIQLGEVIDKDMIAVPVTGDLRLAVVGAPSYFARLGIPKHPRELVEHDCLNWHPTPGTSPYRWEFTENGRDFTIAVPARVLSTHAGLNRRLASAGLGVTMAYEANVRDFLARGELMRVLERYCQPFPGYYLYYPQRRHASRALRALIEHVRQWRKARQGRKRPAER; encoded by the coding sequence ATGGCAGACGAACTGGACGGCATGGCGACCTTTGTCGAGGTCGCGGAAGCGAAGGGAATCCGGGCCGCTGCCGAGCGCCTGGGCGTGAGCCACTCGGCCGTGAGTCAGACCCTGCGGCGGCTGGAGGAGCGCCTGGGCGTCGCGCTCGTGCAGCGCAGCACACGCAGTGTGCGCCTCACGGAAGCCGGTGAACGGCTCTATGCATCATTGCGACCCGCACTCGAGGAAGTGCGAGCAGCGGTTGCGGCGGTCGGAGAGCTGGGGGATGCGCCGCGCGGCACGCTCCGGTTGCACGCGTCCACCTTGGCCGAGACGATGATGGGCGAGTCGCTGCTCGCAGAATTCCTCGCCGAGTACCCGCACGTGCGACTCGACCTCGTCGTGAGCGACGCACCGGTCGATATCGTCGCCGAGGGCTACGACGCCGGTATCCAGTTGGGTGAGGTGATCGACAAGGACATGATCGCCGTGCCTGTCACCGGCGACCTGCGTCTTGCCGTCGTGGGTGCGCCGTCCTATTTCGCGCGGCTCGGTATTCCGAAACATCCGCGCGAATTGGTGGAGCACGACTGTCTCAACTGGCACCCGACGCCTGGCACATCGCCCTATCGCTGGGAGTTCACGGAGAATGGACGCGATTTCACCATTGCCGTGCCGGCGCGCGTACTGTCCACTCACGCCGGATTGAACCGCCGGCTGGCAAGTGCCGGACTCGGTGTGACGATGGCGTACGAGGCCAACGTACGCGATTTCCTCGCGCGTGGGGAATTGATGCGTGTGCTCGAACGCTACTGTCAGCCGTTTCCGGGGTACTATCTCTACTATCCCCAGCGCCGGCATGCCTCGCGTGCGCTGCGCGCGTTGATAGAGCATGTGCGCCAGTGGCGCAAAGCGAGACAAGGCCGCAAGCGGCCTGCGGAGCGATGA
- a CDS encoding type I restriction endonuclease subunit R, producing MYSLSDSNDTPASAAPVGAAPAVVREGTIEYGFIGTLQNLKYTYRQDIRDRAALERNFREKFEALNRVRLTDSEFARLLDEIVTADVFMAAKTLREINAFTRDDGTPLNYSLVNLKDWCKNSFEVINQLRINTDNSHHRYDVLLLINGVPCVQVELKTLGINPRRAMEQIVEYKNDPGNGYTKTLLCFLQLFIVSNRHRTWYFANNNTRHFAFNADERFLPIYEFADEANKKITHLDDFAARFLGKCALGKTLSRYMVLIQSEQKLMIMRPYQVYAVQQIMQCIEDNAGNGFIWHTTGSGKTLTSFKASTLLKQNEHIHKCLFVVDRKDLDRQTREEFNRFQEGSVEENTNTAALVRRLRSEDYADKVIVTTIQKLGLALDADSKRNRQRKRNDQPTYKELLEPLQDKRIVFIFDECHRSQFGDNHQAIKEFFPRAQLFGFTGTPIFDENASLQKIEDNTASMRTTEDLFQKRLHAYTITNAIEDGNVLRFHVDYFKPREEAGKKAPKPGEGIAKRAVIEAILAKHDTATAGRRFNAILATASINDAIEYYGLFRIMQVERQAADPEWTPLNIACVFSPPAEGDRDVQQIQEDLPQEKIDNEQDPEGKKAALKNILVEYNARYGTNHAIGEFDLYYQDVQKRIKDQQWPNSDFPHAQKIDITIVVDMLLTGFDSKYLNTLYVDKNLKHHGLIQAFSRTNRVLNGSKPYGNILDFRQQQDAVDAAIALFSGEQTSQQAREIWLVDKAPVVIGKLQAAVQQLDNFMKSQGLETAPEAVPNLRGDAARAVFIERFKEVQRLKTQLDQYTDLTDGDKVAIEQVLPDAQHRGFKGAYLETAQRLREQQGKARGDDNAGSTTADQLDFEFVLFASAVIDYDYIMGLIARYSAQGPSRSKMTREQLIGLISSDAKFMDEREDIAAYIGTLKAGEGLSEPAIREGYARFKVEKSVAEVAALAEKHGLTADELQKFVDGTLERMIFDAERLGDLFAPLDLGWKARKDAELGLMADLYPLLTKRAQVREISGLSAYEQ from the coding sequence ATGTACAGCCTTTCTGACAGCAATGACACGCCAGCCAGCGCCGCTCCTGTCGGTGCAGCGCCCGCCGTCGTCCGCGAGGGCACCATCGAATACGGGTTCATCGGCACGCTCCAGAACCTGAAATACACGTATCGTCAGGATATCCGCGACCGCGCGGCGCTGGAGCGCAACTTCCGCGAGAAGTTCGAGGCCCTCAATCGTGTGCGCCTCACCGACAGCGAATTTGCGCGCCTGCTCGACGAAATCGTCACTGCCGATGTCTTCATGGCCGCGAAAACCCTGCGGGAGATCAATGCGTTCACCCGCGATGATGGCACGCCGCTGAACTACTCGCTGGTCAACCTCAAGGACTGGTGCAAGAACTCCTTCGAGGTCATCAACCAGCTTCGCATCAACACGGACAACAGTCACCACCGCTACGACGTCCTGCTGCTCATCAACGGGGTGCCCTGCGTGCAGGTCGAGCTCAAGACGCTCGGCATCAACCCGCGCCGCGCCATGGAGCAGATCGTCGAGTACAAGAACGATCCCGGCAACGGCTACACGAAGACGCTGCTGTGCTTCCTCCAGCTCTTCATCGTCAGCAATCGTCACCGCACCTGGTACTTCGCCAACAACAACACCCGCCACTTCGCGTTCAACGCCGACGAACGCTTCCTGCCCATCTACGAGTTCGCCGACGAGGCGAACAAAAAGATCACCCACCTCGACGACTTCGCCGCCCGCTTCCTCGGGAAGTGCGCACTGGGCAAGACCCTCAGCCGCTACATGGTGCTCATTCAGAGTGAGCAGAAGCTCATGATCATGCGGCCGTATCAGGTCTATGCGGTGCAGCAGATCATGCAGTGCATCGAGGACAACGCCGGCAACGGATTCATCTGGCACACCACCGGCAGTGGCAAGACGCTGACGTCGTTCAAGGCGTCCACGTTGCTCAAGCAGAATGAGCACATTCACAAGTGCCTGTTCGTGGTGGACCGCAAGGACCTCGACCGCCAGACGCGCGAGGAGTTCAACCGGTTCCAGGAAGGCAGCGTGGAGGAAAACACCAACACCGCTGCCCTCGTGCGTCGTCTGCGCTCGGAGGACTACGCCGACAAGGTGATTGTCACCACCATTCAGAAGCTCGGTCTCGCGCTGGATGCCGACAGCAAGCGCAACCGACAGCGGAAGCGAAACGACCAGCCCACGTACAAGGAACTCCTGGAGCCGCTGCAGGACAAACGCATCGTTTTCATTTTCGACGAATGCCACCGCTCGCAGTTCGGCGACAATCACCAGGCGATCAAGGAGTTTTTCCCCAGGGCCCAGCTCTTTGGCTTTACCGGCACGCCCATCTTCGACGAAAACGCCAGCCTGCAGAAGATCGAGGACAACACGGCCTCCATGCGCACCACGGAGGACCTGTTCCAGAAGCGGCTCCACGCCTACACCATCACGAACGCCATTGAGGACGGGAACGTCCTGCGTTTCCACGTGGATTACTTCAAGCCCCGGGAAGAGGCAGGAAAGAAGGCGCCCAAGCCGGGCGAAGGCATCGCCAAGCGCGCGGTCATCGAGGCCATTCTGGCCAAGCACGACACCGCCACCGCCGGACGCCGCTTCAATGCCATTCTCGCCACGGCGTCCATCAACGATGCCATCGAGTACTACGGCCTGTTCAGGATCATGCAGGTGGAGCGGCAGGCCGCGGACCCCGAGTGGACGCCGCTCAACATTGCCTGCGTCTTTTCGCCGCCCGCCGAGGGCGACCGGGATGTGCAGCAGATTCAGGAAGACCTGCCGCAGGAGAAGATCGACAACGAGCAGGACCCCGAGGGCAAGAAAGCCGCGCTGAAGAACATTCTCGTCGAGTACAACGCGCGATATGGCACGAATCACGCCATTGGGGAATTCGATCTGTACTACCAGGACGTGCAGAAGCGCATCAAGGACCAGCAGTGGCCCAATAGCGACTTCCCGCACGCGCAGAAGATCGACATCACCATCGTGGTGGACATGCTGCTGACGGGCTTCGATTCCAAGTATCTCAACACGCTGTACGTCGACAAGAATCTGAAGCATCACGGGCTCATTCAGGCCTTCTCGCGCACGAATCGTGTGCTGAACGGCAGTAAGCCGTACGGCAACATTCTCGACTTCCGCCAGCAGCAGGACGCCGTGGACGCCGCCATCGCGCTGTTCTCCGGCGAGCAGACCAGCCAGCAGGCGCGGGAAATCTGGTTGGTGGACAAGGCGCCGGTGGTCATCGGGAAGCTGCAGGCCGCCGTGCAGCAGCTCGACAACTTCATGAAGTCACAGGGGCTCGAAACCGCGCCCGAGGCGGTGCCCAATCTCAGGGGCGACGCCGCGCGTGCCGTGTTCATCGAGCGCTTCAAGGAAGTGCAGCGGCTCAAGACGCAGCTTGACCAGTACACCGACCTCACGGACGGCGACAAGGTCGCCATCGAGCAGGTGCTGCCGGATGCCCAGCATCGTGGTTTCAAGGGCGCGTATCTGGAGACGGCGCAGCGTCTGCGCGAGCAGCAGGGCAAGGCCCGGGGCGATGACAACGCCGGTTCCACAACTGCCGACCAGCTCGACTTCGAGTTCGTGCTGTTCGCCTCGGCGGTCATCGACTACGACTACATCATGGGTCTTATTGCCCGCTATTCGGCGCAAGGGCCAAGCAGGTCGAAGATGACCCGCGAGCAGCTCATTGGCCTCATCAGCTCGGACGCCAAGTTCATGGACGAGCGTGAGGACATTGCGGCCTACATCGGCACGCTCAAAGCGGGGGAGGGGTTGAGCGAACCCGCCATCCGCGAGGGTTATGCTCGCTTTAAGGTGGAGAAGAGCGTGGCGGAAGTTGCGGCGTTGGCAGAGAAGCACGGGCTCACCGCTGACGAGCTGCAGAAATTTGTCGACGGTACGTTGGAGCGAATGATTTTTGATGCCGAGCGACTTGGCGACTTGTTTGCGCCGCTCGATCTTGGCTGGAAGGCGCGCAAGGACGCCGAACTGGGCCTGATGGCGGACCTGTATCCGCTGCTCACCAAGCGTGCGCAGGTGCGCGAGATCTCGGGGTTGAGTGCGTATGAGCAGTAA
- a CDS encoding virulence RhuM family protein, producing the protein MNDLILYTTDDGRSQIRLRAKDDTVWLTQREMAELFNVSADNVGLHLKNIFGDGELNRTATTEESSVVQIEGTREVQRPVTLYHLDAILAVGYRVRSPRGVQFRRWASTVLKEYLVKGFVMDDERLKNPDGRPDFFDEMLERIRDIRASEKRFYQKVRDLFALSSDYDRTDSATQQFFATVQTLLIYAVTQRTAAELVTTRANPADRHFGLLTWKGDKVRKTDIIVAKNYLTEDEIDTLNRLVVIFLETAELRAKSKQQTRMAFWKQNVDQIISSNGFPLLTHAGSISHDQMEARTGELYLAFDQERRTREAQAADQQDAADLEALEHTIKRRAKS; encoded by the coding sequence ATGAACGACCTGATTCTCTACACCACGGACGATGGGCGCAGTCAGATCAGGTTGCGGGCGAAGGACGACACTGTATGGCTGACTCAGCGTGAAATGGCGGAGCTGTTCAATGTCAGCGCCGACAACGTCGGACTGCATCTCAAGAACATCTTCGGGGATGGTGAACTGAACCGGACCGCAACTACCGAGGAATCCTCGGTAGTTCAAATCGAGGGCACCCGCGAGGTGCAGCGCCCGGTCACGCTCTACCATCTCGACGCCATTCTCGCCGTGGGCTACCGCGTGCGCTCACCGCGCGGGGTGCAGTTCCGCCGCTGGGCGTCCACCGTCCTCAAGGAATACCTCGTCAAGGGCTTCGTCATGGACGACGAACGCCTCAAGAATCCGGACGGCCGCCCGGACTTCTTCGACGAGATGTTGGAGCGCATCCGGGACATCCGGGCCTCGGAAAAGCGCTTCTACCAGAAGGTGCGCGATCTCTTCGCACTGTCCAGCGACTACGACAGGACCGATTCGGCCACGCAGCAGTTCTTCGCCACCGTGCAGACTCTGCTCATCTATGCCGTGACCCAGCGCACCGCCGCCGAACTGGTCACGACCCGCGCGAATCCGGCCGACCGGCACTTTGGTCTGCTCACCTGGAAGGGCGACAAGGTGCGCAAGACCGATATCATCGTCGCGAAGAACTACCTGACCGAAGACGAGATCGATACCCTGAACCGGCTGGTGGTCATCTTTCTCGAAACCGCCGAGCTGCGCGCCAAGAGCAAGCAGCAAACGCGCATGGCATTCTGGAAGCAGAACGTGGATCAGATCATCAGCTCCAACGGATTCCCGCTGCTCACCCACGCGGGCTCCATCAGTCACGACCAGATGGAGGCGCGCACGGGCGAGCTGTATCTCGCGTTCGACCAGGAGCGCAGAACACGCGAGGCCCAGGCGGCCGACCAGCAGGACGCGGCCGACCTCGAGGCCCTGGAGCACACCATCAAGCGACGCGCGAAGTCATGA